The Miscanthus floridulus cultivar M001 chromosome 17, ASM1932011v1, whole genome shotgun sequence genome has a window encoding:
- the LOC136514750 gene encoding uncharacterized protein At5g65660-like translates to MWTTALASTTDGSAYLTVHVSPLLIILCTCKCSSTSYLPSIYNQISRRQVMQMTRLEDLTPSPSMTLPVEHSSRPTLGFPLGTALLLLVIFALSGMFSMCYHWDKLRSLLRSRHPALFEESEHTAISIGSSPSKTTSDHKLEKVGKECGLPVIMPGDKVPKFFARPCPHETCLPEAQKTEVPLETKCSGPSVSICIHESTVSC, encoded by the exons ATGTGGACCACAGCACTGGCCAGTACCACGGATGGTTCCGCCTACCTGACCGTGCACGTCAGTCCACTTCTCATCATCCTCTGTACGTGCAAGTGCAGCTCCACTAGTTACCTTCCAAGTATATATAACCAGATAAGCAGAAGGCAGGTGATGCAAATGACCCGGCTGGAAGACCTGACACCTTCTCCATCCATGACGTTGCCCGTTGAGCATTCGTCAAGGCCGACCCTGGGGTTTCCCCTGGGGACTGCTCTCTTGCTCCTCGTGATCTTTGCCCTGAGTGGCATGTTCTCAATGTGCTACCACTGGGACAAGCTCCGCTCCCTCCTCCGGTCTCGGCATCCTGCCTTGTTCGAGGAGAGCGAGCATACGGCCATCTCCATCGGGTCATCACCGAGCAAGACGACTTCTGATCACAAG CTTGAGAAAGTGGGGAAAGAGTGCGGTTTGCCCGTTATTATGCCTGGGGACAAGGTCCCCAAGTTCTTCGCGAGGCCCTGCCCTCACGAGACGTGTTTGCCTGAAGCACAGAAGACTGAAGTTCCGTTGGAAACCAAATGTTCGGGACCGTCCGTTAGTATCTGTATACATGAAAGCACAGTTAGCTGTTAG